In a genomic window of Halomonas denitrificans:
- a CDS encoding AbgT family transporter, whose amino-acid sequence MNTESKPSDNGGTTNEGGWLNRALNFIEVVGNKLPDPAMLFLLLMIVVWILSWLLSGVQFGAQHPSTGEAITITNLLTGSNLVSFLTTMVDTFTGFAPLGVVLVAMLGVGVAEQSGYINALLKKLLAFTPKMLLTPMLILIAIISHTAVDAGYVVVIPLGGIIFYAAGRHPLAGIAAAFAGVSGGFSANFIPSAIDPLLMGFTLPAAQLADASVELHPLINWYFTSASCLVIVLLGWWITDRIIEPRLADTPLDGDKEEMPEMHDISTKENRAMWVSTAVMAIGFVLLVLALIPGGSPFRDAATGELTQFSAPIMQSIVPLIFIFFVVPGVIYGYMTGTFEKSKDVVDAMSTTMSSMAYYIVMAFFCALFVAEFGRSGLGVLLAVEGGNFLRELALPGGLTLFGIILLVGFVNLFVGSASAKWALLAPIFVPMLMQVGFSPELTQAAYRVGDSSTNIITPLMPYFPLVVVYCQRYVKSTGIGTLVSLMLPFSVVFLLVWSVFLIGYWMLGLPLGPGTSYVYPYPAG is encoded by the coding sequence ATGAACACCGAATCGAAGCCGTCCGACAACGGCGGAACCACCAACGAGGGCGGCTGGCTCAATCGCGCGCTGAACTTCATCGAGGTCGTCGGCAACAAGCTGCCCGACCCGGCCATGCTGTTCCTGCTGCTGATGATCGTGGTCTGGATCCTGTCCTGGCTGCTGTCCGGCGTTCAGTTCGGCGCCCAGCATCCGTCGACCGGTGAGGCCATCACCATCACCAACCTGCTGACCGGTTCGAACCTGGTCAGTTTCCTGACTACCATGGTCGACACCTTTACCGGCTTTGCGCCGCTGGGCGTGGTCCTGGTCGCCATGCTCGGGGTCGGCGTGGCCGAACAGAGCGGCTACATCAACGCGCTGCTGAAGAAGCTGCTGGCGTTCACGCCCAAGATGCTGCTCACGCCGATGCTGATCCTGATCGCGATCATCAGCCATACCGCGGTCGACGCGGGCTACGTGGTGGTGATTCCGCTCGGCGGCATCATCTTCTACGCCGCCGGTCGCCACCCCCTGGCCGGCATCGCGGCGGCCTTCGCCGGTGTGTCCGGGGGCTTCTCGGCGAACTTCATCCCGTCGGCGATCGATCCGCTGCTGATGGGCTTCACGCTGCCGGCCGCCCAGCTCGCCGACGCGAGCGTGGAACTCCACCCGCTGATCAACTGGTACTTCACCTCGGCCTCGTGTCTGGTGATCGTGCTGCTCGGTTGGTGGATCACCGACCGGATCATCGAGCCGCGCCTCGCCGACACGCCGCTGGACGGCGACAAGGAGGAGATGCCCGAGATGCACGACATCAGCACGAAGGAGAACCGGGCGATGTGGGTGTCGACCGCCGTCATGGCGATCGGCTTCGTGCTCCTGGTCCTCGCGCTGATTCCGGGCGGTTCGCCGTTCCGTGACGCCGCGACCGGCGAACTGACCCAGTTCTCGGCGCCGATCATGCAGTCGATCGTGCCGCTGATCTTCATCTTCTTCGTGGTGCCGGGGGTGATCTACGGCTACATGACCGGCACCTTCGAGAAGAGCAAGGACGTCGTGGACGCGATGTCGACGACGATGAGCTCGATGGCCTACTACATCGTCATGGCGTTCTTCTGCGCGCTGTTCGTGGCCGAGTTCGGCCGCTCGGGCCTGGGTGTGCTGCTGGCGGTGGAAGGCGGCAACTTCCTGCGCGAGCTGGCGCTGCCGGGCGGGCTGACCCTGTTCGGCATCATCCTGCTGGTCGGCTTCGTCAACCTGTTCGTCGGGTCGGCGTCGGCCAAATGGGCGTTGCTGGCGCCGATCTTCGTGCCGATGTTGATGCAGGTCGGCTTCTCGCCGGAGCTGACCCAGGCAGCCTATCGGGTCGGCGATTCGTCGACCAACATCATCACGCCGCTGATGCCGTACTTCCCACTGGTCGTGGTGTACTGCCAGCGCTACGTGAAGTCGACCGGCATCGGCACGCTGGTGTCGCTGATGCTGCCGTTCTCCGTGGTGTTCCTGCTGGTCTGGTCGGTCTTCCTGATCGGCTACTGGATGCTGGGCCTGCCGCTCGGCCCGGGCACCAGCTACGTCTACCCGTACCCGGCTGGCTGA
- a CDS encoding peptidoglycan DD-metalloendopeptidase family protein → MKRKECQLRAAAFSALVVGALVVAPPAPAQVSQREASEIETELAELRAEIEAIRETLEQQRSVAADEQDALAASERELAALARDLRETESELSEARAAVAELQDRAEELQLRIEEQRERLAAQLQAAYRLGSRSRLRTLLNAEDPNRISRQLAMHGYLGRARAELVDALIASRRDLDAVLDARRERERDLAALVERQQASLAAQRSAREEREIALAELRERIRTDEARLAERRTAAAELETLLDRLAGALADIPPELAAPPFADLRGTLPMPVPGRVRAAFSDARNAESTWQGWLIEAETGDEVRAVAYGRVAYADWLRGYGMMLIVDHGDGWMSLYGHNQALLADVGDWVEPGQVVALAGSSGGETRAGLYFQLRRDGEPVDPARWIRR, encoded by the coding sequence ATGAAGCGCAAGGAGTGCCAGCTGCGAGCGGCGGCGTTCAGTGCACTCGTCGTCGGTGCACTCGTCGTCGCTCCCCCGGCGCCGGCCCAGGTCTCGCAGCGCGAAGCATCCGAGATCGAGACCGAACTGGCCGAACTGCGCGCCGAGATCGAGGCGATCCGCGAAACGCTCGAGCAACAGCGCTCGGTCGCTGCCGATGAGCAGGACGCCCTGGCCGCGTCCGAACGCGAACTCGCCGCCCTGGCCCGCGACCTGCGCGAAACCGAATCCGAACTGAGCGAGGCCCGCGCCGCCGTGGCCGAGCTGCAGGACCGCGCCGAAGAACTGCAGCTGCGCATCGAGGAGCAGCGCGAGCGGCTGGCCGCCCAGCTGCAGGCGGCGTACCGGCTGGGTTCACGATCGCGCCTGCGCACGCTGCTCAACGCCGAGGACCCCAACCGGATCAGCCGCCAGCTGGCCATGCACGGCTACCTCGGACGGGCCCGCGCGGAACTGGTCGACGCCCTGATCGCCAGCCGGCGCGACCTCGACGCCGTGCTCGACGCGCGTCGCGAGCGGGAACGGGACCTGGCCGCTCTGGTCGAGCGGCAACAGGCCTCGCTGGCCGCCCAGCGCTCCGCCCGCGAAGAGCGCGAGATCGCCCTGGCCGAACTGCGCGAACGGATCCGCACCGACGAAGCCCGCCTCGCTGAACGCCGCACCGCGGCCGCCGAACTCGAAACGCTGCTCGACCGCCTGGCCGGCGCCCTTGCCGATATCCCGCCAGAACTGGCCGCACCCCCCTTCGCCGACCTGCGCGGGACCCTGCCGATGCCAGTGCCGGGCCGAGTGCGCGCCGCGTTCAGCGACGCCCGCAATGCCGAGTCGACCTGGCAGGGCTGGCTGATCGAGGCGGAGACCGGGGACGAAGTGCGCGCCGTCGCCTACGGCCGGGTCGCCTACGCGGACTGGTTGAGGGGCTACGGGATGATGCTGATCGTCGATCACGGCGACGGCTGGATGAGCCTCTACGGCCACAACCAGGCGCTGCTGGCCGACGTCGGCGACTGGGTCGAACCCGGCCAGGTCGTGGCCCTGGCCGGCAGCTCCGGCGGCGAGACGCGCGCCGGACTCTATTTCCAGCTGCGTCGTGACGGCGAGCCGGTCGACCCGGCTCGCTGGATCCGGCGCTGA
- a CDS encoding DUF1820 family protein has translation MYKIVFLNRGQVYELFAEAVESSHLVGFVTVTKLLFDTETGVVIDPTEERMRREFADTEQLLLPMQSVIRIEKVKKRGASVIRDRTSGEKVTPLPVDGPGRKR, from the coding sequence ATGTACAAGATCGTGTTCCTGAACCGGGGCCAGGTCTACGAGCTGTTCGCCGAGGCCGTCGAGTCCAGCCACCTGGTCGGCTTCGTGACCGTGACGAAGCTGTTGTTCGACACCGAGACCGGGGTCGTCATCGATCCGACCGAGGAACGGATGCGTCGCGAGTTCGCCGACACGGAGCAGCTGCTGCTGCCGATGCAGTCGGTGATCCGGATCGAGAAGGTGAAGAAGCGCGGGGCCAGCGTGATCCGCGACCGGACCAGCGGCGAGAAGGTCACGCCGCTGCCGGTCGACGGTCCCGGACGCAAGCGCTAG
- a CDS encoding rhomboid family intramembrane serine protease — MSVVHRTERRSRASRFPGGVFGVSLVASLMWGVHLLQIGPAAGNWLEFWGFSPDQVSAALSGGEQRDLRQVGALFTALFVHASGLHLVGNLAYLWVFGIPVERAIGHAQFVLAFVLLGALANFSVVLGSPDLGRTVVGASGGVSAVIGLYLGLFPTRRIGLWLPLGVFLQFARIPALLVIGSWFTLQLLYWVFGPQSGEVAWWTHVAGFLSGVAVAGLFRLRRNPRLDSKED, encoded by the coding sequence GTGAGCGTCGTCCACCGCACGGAACGGCGTTCGCGCGCCTCGCGCTTTCCCGGCGGCGTGTTCGGGGTTTCGCTGGTCGCATCGCTGATGTGGGGCGTCCACCTGCTCCAGATCGGACCGGCGGCGGGCAACTGGCTCGAGTTCTGGGGCTTCTCGCCCGACCAGGTCAGCGCTGCCCTGTCCGGGGGCGAGCAGCGAGACCTGCGCCAGGTGGGCGCCCTGTTCACCGCGCTGTTCGTGCATGCCAGCGGGCTCCACCTGGTCGGCAACCTGGCCTACCTGTGGGTGTTCGGTATTCCCGTCGAACGTGCGATCGGCCACGCGCAGTTCGTGCTCGCGTTCGTGCTCCTCGGCGCCCTGGCCAATTTCTCGGTCGTGCTCGGGAGCCCCGATCTGGGCCGGACCGTGGTCGGCGCCAGCGGCGGCGTCTCGGCGGTGATCGGTCTGTACCTGGGCCTGTTCCCGACCCGACGGATCGGCCTGTGGCTGCCGCTGGGTGTGTTCCTCCAGTTCGCGCGGATTCCGGCGCTGCTGGTGATCGGCTCCTGGTTCACGCTCCAGTTGCTCTACTGGGTGTTCGGCCCGCAGTCGGGCGAAGTGGCCTGGTGGACCCATGTCGCCGGCTTCCTGTCCGGCGTCGCGGTCGCGGGCTTGTTCCGCTTGAGACGCAACCCGCGGCTCGACTCGAAAGAGGATTGA
- the gpmI gene encoding 2,3-bisphosphoglycerate-independent phosphoglycerate mutase — protein MTARTPLLLLILDGWGIREAAADNAISTADTPNWDRLWADDPHALLETSGEAVGLPAGQMGNSEVGHMNIGAGRIVYQDFTRITKAIEDGELTENAALKKAMTESGDRTLHLIGLLSPGGVHSHEDHLFATLRMAAELHPGPIAVHAILDGRDMPPRSAAPSLEALEREVGAIDRARVATVGGRYFAMDRDNRWDRVRRAWDAIVDARSELRSERPSDALEAAYARDENDEFVQPTLIGDGVPIEDGDAVIFFNFRADRARQFCQALVDPAFDGFEARRPALSVLTTMTAYIDGLPAEVAFPPTRMDHLLGGELARAGLRQLRIAETEKYAHVTYFFNGGEEQVFDGEDRVLIPSPDVATYDLKPEMSAPELTDRLVAAIGAGDHDVIICNVANPDMVGHSGIFEAAVQAAEAVDRLLGRVVSAVDEAGGELLVTADHGNVEQMLDPETGQTHTAHTTNPVPLVFHGRAATVEAVGSLRDIAPTMLTLLGLAVPGEMTGRALVHPEE, from the coding sequence ATGACCGCCCGAACTCCATTGCTGCTGCTCATCCTCGACGGCTGGGGCATTCGCGAAGCCGCCGCCGACAACGCGATCAGCACCGCCGACACCCCGAACTGGGACCGCCTCTGGGCCGACGATCCGCACGCCCTGCTCGAAACGTCCGGCGAGGCGGTCGGGTTGCCCGCCGGCCAGATGGGAAATTCCGAGGTCGGCCACATGAACATCGGCGCCGGTCGGATCGTCTACCAGGACTTCACCCGGATCACGAAGGCGATCGAGGACGGCGAGTTGACCGAAAACGCGGCGCTGAAGAAGGCGATGACCGAATCCGGCGACCGCACGCTGCACCTGATCGGTCTGCTCTCGCCGGGCGGCGTGCACAGCCACGAAGATCACCTGTTCGCGACGCTCCGGATGGCCGCCGAACTTCACCCCGGGCCGATCGCCGTGCACGCCATCCTCGACGGCCGCGACATGCCGCCTCGCTCGGCCGCCCCGTCGCTCGAGGCGCTGGAACGCGAGGTCGGCGCCATCGATCGGGCCCGGGTCGCCACGGTCGGCGGACGCTACTTCGCGATGGATCGCGACAACCGCTGGGACCGGGTCCGGCGGGCCTGGGACGCGATCGTCGACGCACGCTCCGAGCTACGTTCCGAGCGGCCGTCCGATGCGCTCGAGGCCGCGTACGCACGCGACGAGAACGACGAGTTCGTCCAGCCCACGCTGATCGGCGACGGCGTACCGATCGAAGACGGCGACGCGGTGATCTTCTTCAACTTCCGCGCCGACCGCGCCCGGCAGTTCTGCCAGGCCCTGGTCGATCCCGCGTTCGACGGCTTCGAGGCCCGCCGACCTGCGCTTTCCGTACTGACGACGATGACCGCCTACATCGACGGGCTGCCGGCCGAGGTCGCCTTTCCGCCGACCCGCATGGACCACCTGCTCGGCGGTGAACTGGCCCGGGCCGGCCTGAGGCAACTGCGGATCGCCGAGACCGAGAAGTACGCGCACGTCACCTACTTCTTCAACGGCGGCGAGGAACAGGTGTTCGACGGCGAGGACCGGGTCCTGATCCCCTCCCCCGACGTCGCCACCTACGACCTGAAGCCGGAAATGAGCGCGCCGGAACTGACCGATCGCCTGGTCGCCGCCATCGGTGCAGGCGACCACGACGTCATCATCTGCAACGTGGCGAACCCGGACATGGTCGGCCACAGCGGCATCTTCGAAGCCGCGGTGCAGGCCGCCGAGGCGGTCGATCGCCTGCTCGGGCGGGTGGTGAGTGCCGTCGACGAGGCCGGCGGCGAACTCCTGGTCACCGCCGATCACGGCAACGTCGAGCAGATGCTCGATCCCGAGACGGGCCAGACACATACGGCGCACACGACCAATCCCGTACCGCTGGTGTTCCATGGGCGGGCCGCCACGGTCGAGGCCGTCGGCAGCCTGCGCGACATCGCGCCGACGATGCTGACGCTCCTCGGGCTCGCGGTACCCGGCGAAATGACCGGCCGAGCCCTGGTTCATCCGGAGGAATGA
- the secB gene encoding protein-export chaperone SecB: MADEQIDTAAGGETQQQAQMAVQHVFLKDASFEAPGAMGMENAEGQPDMNLNLAQRVNQLGDDRYEVVLTVTVTAKQGEKTAFIAEVHYSGVFQFAGFSEQQLPYVINVMCPNVLFPYARTQVGTLIAAGGFVAPPLQPINFEAIYAQRVQQQQSEQAPNGAAE; the protein is encoded by the coding sequence ATGGCAGACGAACAGATCGATACCGCCGCAGGCGGCGAAACCCAGCAGCAGGCCCAGATGGCCGTCCAGCACGTGTTCCTGAAGGACGCCTCGTTCGAGGCGCCGGGCGCCATGGGCATGGAGAATGCCGAAGGCCAGCCCGACATGAACCTGAACCTCGCGCAGCGGGTCAACCAGCTCGGCGACGACCGCTACGAAGTGGTGCTGACCGTGACCGTGACGGCGAAGCAGGGCGAGAAGACCGCGTTCATCGCCGAAGTGCATTACTCGGGCGTGTTCCAGTTCGCCGGCTTCAGCGAGCAGCAGCTGCCCTACGTGATCAACGTGATGTGCCCGAACGTGCTGTTCCCCTATGCCCGCACGCAGGTCGGCACCCTGATCGCCGCCGGCGGCTTCGTCGCGCCGCCGCTGCAGCCGATCAACTTCGAGGCCATCTACGCCCAGCGCGTCCAGCAGCAGCAGTCGGAGCAGGCGCCGAACGGCGCGGCCGAGTGA
- the hisC gene encoding histidinol-phosphate transaminase: METLDYNELAVPGVRQLKPYTPGKPIEELEREYGVSDSIKLASNENPLGASPRALEAVREAIDDLWLYPDANGFHLKAALAEKHGVDPACITLGNGSNDVLVFLAQAFLAPGLKAVFSQYCFAVYPIATQMVGAEASVAPALPADHPMALGHDLRAMYQRIDADTRLVFLANPNNPTGTWLSGERIREFLASLPGHVICVVDEAYTEYAESDELGDASTWLEQFPNLVVTRTFSKAYGLAGLRVGYALSNPGVADLLNRVRPAFNVNSLALAAARAALGDHAFIERSRTLNAAGLVQLREGLEALDVAVVPSAANFVLARFDRPGAELNEALLRRGIIVRPVGNYGLDDYLRITVGTEAQNRRLLDALGDILGD, from the coding sequence ATGGAAACGCTGGATTACAACGAGCTGGCCGTGCCGGGCGTGCGCCAGCTCAAGCCGTACACGCCGGGCAAGCCGATCGAGGAACTGGAGCGCGAGTACGGCGTGTCCGACTCGATCAAGCTGGCGTCCAACGAGAATCCCCTCGGCGCGAGTCCGCGGGCGCTCGAGGCCGTGCGCGAGGCGATCGACGACCTGTGGTTGTACCCGGATGCCAACGGCTTCCACCTGAAGGCCGCCCTGGCCGAGAAGCACGGCGTCGACCCGGCCTGCATCACCCTGGGCAACGGTTCGAACGACGTGCTCGTGTTCCTGGCCCAGGCCTTTCTGGCGCCGGGCCTGAAGGCGGTGTTTTCGCAGTACTGCTTCGCGGTCTATCCCATCGCGACCCAGATGGTCGGCGCCGAAGCCTCGGTCGCACCGGCGCTGCCCGCCGATCATCCGATGGCGCTGGGCCACGACCTGCGCGCGATGTACCAGCGCATCGACGCCGACACGCGGCTGGTGTTCCTGGCCAATCCGAACAATCCGACCGGCACCTGGCTTTCCGGCGAGAGGATCCGGGAATTCCTGGCCTCGCTGCCGGGGCACGTGATCTGCGTCGTCGACGAGGCCTACACGGAATACGCGGAGTCCGACGAACTGGGCGATGCCTCGACCTGGCTGGAGCAGTTCCCCAACCTGGTCGTCACCCGGACCTTCTCGAAGGCCTACGGGCTGGCCGGCCTGCGCGTCGGCTACGCGCTGTCGAACCCGGGCGTGGCCGACCTGCTGAACCGCGTCCGGCCGGCGTTCAACGTCAACTCCCTGGCCCTGGCCGCCGCCCGGGCCGCGCTCGGCGATCACGCCTTCATCGAGCGATCGCGGACCCTGAACGCCGCCGGCCTGGTTCAGCTCCGCGAAGGCCTGGAGGCGCTGGACGTCGCCGTGGTGCCGTCGGCGGCCAACTTCGTCCTGGCCCGCTTCGATCGCCCGGGCGCCGAGCTCAACGAGGCGCTGCTGCGCCGCGGCATCATCGTCCGTCCGGTCGGCAACTACGGGCTCGACGACTACCTGCGCATCACCGTCGGCACGGAAGCGCAGAATCGCCGGCTGCTCGACGCGCTCGGCGACATCCTCGGGGACTGA
- a CDS encoding rhodanese-like domain-containing protein yields MEQVLTFIGNHPVLTGAFAVVLAALIASEMGRMARRWKELDTHQTILLMNREDPLILDVSSSKDYAEGHILNAENVTPSRLEAGNQKLMKYRDRPVLLYCKNGQVSPQMASRLTKLGFEQVHVLKGGLAQWRSDNQPVTRGKGRSKPKSTGRKAGKADGGKGTDAKRGTDPGADESNRAADSARDSARSD; encoded by the coding sequence ATGGAACAGGTCCTGACCTTCATCGGAAACCACCCGGTGCTGACCGGCGCGTTCGCGGTTGTGCTGGCCGCGCTGATTGCCAGCGAAATGGGCCGGATGGCCCGCCGCTGGAAAGAGCTCGATACGCACCAGACCATCCTGCTGATGAACCGGGAGGATCCGCTGATCCTCGACGTTTCGAGCAGCAAGGACTATGCGGAGGGGCACATCCTCAACGCCGAGAACGTCACGCCGTCGCGACTCGAGGCGGGCAACCAGAAGCTCATGAAATACAGGGACCGCCCGGTCCTGCTCTACTGCAAGAACGGCCAGGTCTCGCCGCAGATGGCCTCGCGCCTGACCAAGCTCGGGTTCGAGCAGGTCCACGTGCTCAAGGGCGGTCTCGCCCAGTGGCGCTCCGACAACCAGCCGGTGACGCGCGGCAAGGGCCGGTCCAAGCCGAAGTCCACGGGCCGCAAGGCGGGCAAGGCAGACGGCGGGAAGGGCACGGACGCGAAGCGCGGGACCGATCCCGGTGCCGACGAGTCGAATCGCGCCGCGGACAGCGCGCGAGACAGCGCCCGCAGCGATTGA
- the aroA gene encoding 3-phosphoshikimate 1-carboxyvinyltransferase: MRLRVHPARGPLAGEITPPGDKSISHRAALFGGLADGETEIVGFLEGEDTRATLAAMQALGAEVERRGDRILVRGGRLHAPNGPLDLGNAGTGIRLLTGALAGRPELRGAELVLTGDASLRARPMARIVEPLTRMGASIESTAGCAPLTVRPRALTGGHFELGVASAQVKSALLLAGLSAEGRTEVVSPAPSRDHTERLLPAFGVDVDVQGLCAALQGPAKLTGTKVTVPGDLSSATFPLIAALLVPGSRILLRGVGINPTRDGVLQILAGMVESGAVEVRRVEGGAGDEPVADLEIRSLGPVRGLDISPELVPLAIDEFPALMALAAVAAGTTRIRGAEELRVKESDRIAVMTTQLRRLGVEVEEAPDGATIVGGAVRAGRVDAAGDHRVAMSLAVLGLVAEGPVEIDGADWIATSYPGFVDDLRALGAEVEVENEGHVEVEER; the protein is encoded by the coding sequence ATGCGCTTGCGGGTCCATCCGGCGCGCGGCCCGCTGGCCGGCGAGATCACGCCGCCGGGCGACAAGTCCATCTCCCACCGCGCCGCGCTGTTCGGCGGACTGGCCGACGGCGAGACCGAGATCGTCGGCTTTCTCGAGGGCGAGGACACGCGCGCGACCCTGGCCGCGATGCAGGCGTTGGGCGCCGAGGTCGAGCGCCGCGGCGACCGGATCCTGGTCCGTGGCGGACGACTGCATGCACCGAACGGACCGCTCGATCTCGGCAACGCGGGGACCGGCATCCGGCTGCTCACCGGCGCCCTGGCCGGCCGGCCGGAGCTGCGAGGTGCCGAACTGGTCCTGACCGGCGACGCGTCGCTGCGCGCGCGTCCGATGGCACGCATCGTCGAGCCGCTGACCCGAATGGGTGCGTCGATCGAAAGCACCGCGGGCTGCGCGCCCCTGACCGTGCGGCCGCGCGCACTGACCGGCGGCCATTTCGAGCTCGGCGTGGCCAGCGCGCAGGTCAAGTCGGCGCTGCTGCTGGCCGGTCTCTCCGCCGAGGGCCGCACGGAGGTGGTGTCTCCGGCGCCGTCGCGCGATCACACGGAGCGGCTGCTGCCGGCATTCGGCGTCGATGTCGACGTCCAGGGACTGTGCGCCGCGCTGCAAGGGCCGGCGAAACTGACCGGAACCAAGGTGACCGTGCCCGGCGACCTGTCCTCGGCGACCTTTCCGCTGATTGCCGCGCTGCTGGTTCCAGGCTCGCGGATCCTGCTGCGGGGCGTCGGCATCAACCCGACCCGTGACGGCGTGCTGCAGATTCTTGCCGGAATGGTGGAGTCCGGCGCGGTCGAGGTGCGTCGGGTCGAGGGCGGAGCGGGCGACGAACCGGTCGCCGACCTCGAAATCCGTTCGCTCGGCCCCGTTCGGGGGCTCGACATCTCTCCGGAACTGGTGCCGCTGGCGATCGACGAGTTCCCCGCGCTGATGGCGCTGGCGGCGGTCGCCGCCGGGACCACCCGGATCCGCGGTGCGGAAGAGCTGCGGGTCAAGGAGTCGGACCGCATCGCGGTGATGACGACCCAGCTGCGTCGCTTGGGCGTCGAGGTCGAGGAAGCCCCGGACGGGGCGACGATCGTCGGCGGCGCCGTGCGCGCAGGACGGGTCGACGCCGCGGGCGATCACCGCGTGGCGATGAGCCTGGCGGTGCTGGGCCTGGTCGCCGAGGGGCCGGTCGAGATCGACGGTGCGGACTGGATCGCGACCAGCTACCCGGGCTTCGTCGACGACCTGCGCGCGCTCGGGGCCGAGGTCGAAGTCGAAAACGAAGGTCATGTGGAGGTCGAGGAGCGATGA
- a CDS encoding general secretion pathway protein GspB: MLILLALLFAAAWWAAGRPGSAELASAWRSWADSPAAADAGSRSADDDPQPELEPEQQLVAPVYRRPAPEPAVETSPEVAAAIEPAEASLAAAPRTPAAGEGADAVPEPDPTLDGEPTAAAGVESAAPSGAATANRPEPPESALDDAAAALDASPRTQAAASSAPAETAGRPREELENAPEVAGNAPATASRDDSILPWELPAGLRAEFPRIEVAVHVFAPDPADRFVLVDGERYGEGDALARGVQLEEIRPRGIVVGYRNYRIRIE, translated from the coding sequence GTGCTCATCTTGCTGGCGCTGCTCTTTGCGGCCGCCTGGTGGGCCGCGGGCCGGCCCGGCTCGGCGGAACTGGCCTCGGCGTGGCGGTCCTGGGCCGATTCGCCGGCCGCGGCGGACGCTGGCTCGCGCTCGGCCGACGACGACCCCCAACCCGAACTCGAACCGGAGCAGCAGCTGGTCGCCCCGGTGTATCGGCGTCCGGCCCCGGAACCCGCCGTTGAAACCTCGCCGGAGGTTGCCGCCGCGATCGAGCCTGCGGAGGCGTCGCTCGCGGCCGCGCCGCGGACGCCGGCGGCAGGCGAAGGGGCCGACGCCGTTCCGGAGCCCGATCCGACGCTGGACGGCGAGCCCACCGCGGCTGCCGGCGTGGAATCCGCAGCGCCGAGCGGCGCCGCGACTGCGAATCGCCCCGAGCCGCCGGAATCCGCTCTCGACGATGCGGCGGCCGCGCTCGATGCGTCGCCGCGAACGCAGGCAGCGGCTTCGAGCGCGCCGGCCGAGACAGCGGGTCGCCCGCGGGAGGAGCTCGAGAACGCTCCCGAGGTCGCCGGAAATGCCCCGGCCACGGCGTCGCGAGACGACAGCATTCTGCCGTGGGAGCTTCCGGCAGGCCTGCGTGCGGAATTCCCCCGGATCGAGGTGGCGGTCCACGTGTTCGCGCCCGATCCGGCCGATCGCTTCGTGCTGGTCGACGGCGAGCGCTACGGCGAAGGCGATGCCCTGGCGCGCGGCGTGCAGCTCGAGGAAATCAGGCCGCGGGGCATCGTGGTCGGGTACCGCAACTACCGGATCCGGATCGAATGA
- a CDS encoding NAD(P)-dependent glycerol-3-phosphate dehydrogenase, with translation MSESERRTVAVLGAGSWGTALAIQLARVGHEVRLWARDRDHVAAMRSDRCNARYLPGVELDASIRPVAGVDEALEGAERILVVTPSHAFAESLEAVASAVREDTGLAWATKGFEPGTGRLLSELAVERLGDGVPLAAVSGPSFAGEVARGLPTAVTVGASTPEFGRDWAALLHGSSFRAYYTADLVGAQLGGAVKNVLAIACGMADGLGLGNNTRAALITRGLAELMRLGEALGCRTRTLMGLAGMGDLVLTCTGDASRNRRFGLALGKGATADEARAEIGQVVEGVGAAEEVMRAAERAGVEMPISEQVHGILFKGWNAAKGVRVLMEREPKAETD, from the coding sequence GTGAGCGAGTCGGAGCGTCGCACCGTTGCGGTGCTCGGCGCGGGCTCCTGGGGGACCGCGCTGGCCATCCAGCTGGCCCGGGTCGGCCACGAGGTCCGGCTCTGGGCGCGCGATCGCGACCACGTCGCGGCGATGCGCAGCGACCGCTGCAACGCCCGCTACCTGCCCGGCGTCGAACTGGACGCCTCGATTCGCCCCGTGGCAGGCGTCGACGAGGCGCTCGAGGGCGCCGAGCGGATTCTCGTGGTCACGCCCAGCCACGCGTTCGCCGAGAGCCTCGAGGCCGTCGCGTCCGCGGTCCGCGAGGACACGGGTCTGGCCTGGGCCACGAAGGGCTTCGAGCCCGGGACCGGCCGCCTGCTCAGCGAGCTGGCGGTGGAGCGGCTCGGCGACGGCGTTCCCCTGGCCGCCGTGTCGGGTCCGTCCTTCGCCGGTGAAGTCGCACGCGGACTGCCCACGGCGGTGACCGTCGGCGCCTCGACACCGGAATTCGGCCGCGACTGGGCCGCGCTGCTGCACGGCTCGAGCTTCCGCGCCTATTACACCGCCGACCTGGTCGGCGCCCAGCTGGGCGGGGCGGTCAAGAACGTGCTGGCCATCGCCTGCGGCATGGCCGACGGGCTGGGTCTCGGCAACAACACGCGGGCGGCATTGATCACGCGCGGCCTGGCCGAGCTGATGCGCCTCGGCGAAGCGCTCGGCTGTCGCACCCGGACCCTGATGGGTCTGGCCGGCATGGGAGACCTGGTGTTGACCTGTACCGGGGATGCCTCGCGCAACCGGCGCTTCGGGTTGGCGCTGGGCAAGGGCGCGACCGCCGACGAGGCCCGGGCCGAGATCGGCCAGGTGGTCGAAGGCGTGGGCGCCGCCGAGGAGGTCATGCGTGCGGCCGAACGCGCCGGGGTCGAGATGCCGATCTCCGAGCAGGTTCACGGCATCCTGTTCAAGGGCTGGAACGCGGCCAAGGGCGTACGCGTGCTGATGGAGCGCGAGCCGAAGGCCGAAACCGATTGA